A stretch of the Marivirga tractuosa DSM 4126 genome encodes the following:
- the truB gene encoding tRNA pseudouridine(55) synthase TruB, translating into MSENINSYNEGKVLLIDKPLNWTSFDVVKKLKFTLKVKKIGHAGTLDPLATGLLILCTGKMTKSIEKYQAQEKEYTGEFTLGYTTPSYDLETEPEFQKETSHLTLEDLKSNTAYFTGEIEQTPPIFSAVKTGGKRAYSLAREGKEVKLKSRVVTISEFEITDFKENKVSFRVRCSKGTYIRSLAHDFGEKLGVGAYLSALRRTKIGDFSVEDADNLNEFVKNNKVDTNDRP; encoded by the coding sequence ATGAGTGAAAACATAAATAGCTATAATGAAGGAAAAGTCCTATTGATTGACAAACCACTTAACTGGACTTCCTTTGATGTAGTAAAGAAACTAAAATTCACTTTAAAAGTAAAGAAGATTGGTCATGCTGGTACTCTCGATCCCTTAGCTACAGGCTTATTAATTTTATGTACAGGGAAAATGACCAAGTCAATAGAAAAATACCAGGCACAGGAAAAGGAATACACAGGAGAATTTACCTTGGGTTACACCACTCCTTCATATGATTTGGAAACAGAGCCTGAATTCCAAAAAGAGACTAGTCATCTAACATTAGAAGATTTAAAATCTAACACCGCCTATTTTACAGGAGAAATAGAACAAACTCCACCTATATTTTCAGCTGTCAAAACAGGTGGGAAAAGGGCATATTCCTTGGCCAGAGAAGGTAAAGAGGTTAAATTAAAATCAAGAGTCGTAACTATTAGCGAATTTGAAATCACTGATTTCAAAGAAAACAAAGTTTCTTTCAGAGTGCGTTGCTCAAAAGGGACATATATTCGGAGTTTAGCGCATGATTTTGGAGAAAAGCTAGGTGTCGGAGCCTACTTATCAGCATTAAGAAGAACAAAAATAGGTGATTTTTCCGTTGAAGATGCTGACAACTTAAATGAATTTGTGAAAAATAATAAAGTCGACACAAATGATCGTCCATGA
- a CDS encoding bifunctional riboflavin kinase/FAD synthetase, with the protein MIVHDGYENLEGIKNAVVTIGTFDGIHLGHQEIISRIIELAKSVEGETALVTFWPHPRYVLGNNQDDLKLLTTFDEKAAILDQLGLDHIVRVHFTKEFSQWTSEQFIQRIIISALHTKRLVIGYDHRFGKDREGGFEHLKKHSNRYGFEVEEIPKQTIDDVGISSTKIRNAIEDGKVELAHDFLGRYYEINGEIVGGDKIGKTLGFATANIQVEEPYKLVPADGVYAVTAELKGQQYKAMLNIGYRPTVDGKTKKIEANIFDFNDDIYGEKIKINFIKRLREEIKFDSKAALSKQLQKDKEKAIQILNQHLKNHSK; encoded by the coding sequence ATGATCGTCCATGACGGATATGAAAATTTAGAAGGCATTAAAAATGCAGTGGTGACCATTGGAACTTTCGATGGTATTCATCTTGGGCATCAGGAAATAATCAGTAGGATAATAGAATTAGCCAAATCAGTGGAAGGGGAGACAGCCTTAGTCACTTTCTGGCCTCATCCTCGCTATGTATTAGGTAATAATCAAGATGATTTGAAATTACTAACCACTTTCGATGAAAAAGCAGCAATTCTTGACCAATTAGGCTTAGATCATATCGTGAGAGTACATTTCACCAAAGAGTTTTCTCAGTGGACTTCAGAGCAATTCATTCAGCGGATTATTATTTCAGCTTTACACACCAAAAGATTAGTAATTGGTTATGATCACCGTTTCGGGAAGGATAGAGAGGGTGGTTTCGAGCATTTAAAAAAACATTCTAATAGATATGGTTTTGAAGTTGAAGAGATTCCAAAGCAAACTATTGATGACGTAGGAATCAGTTCTACTAAAATTAGAAATGCAATTGAGGATGGCAAAGTAGAATTAGCTCATGATTTTTTAGGTAGATATTATGAAATCAATGGCGAAATAGTTGGCGGTGATAAAATTGGCAAAACACTAGGTTTTGCGACAGCCAATATTCAGGTTGAGGAACCCTATAAATTAGTTCCTGCTGATGGAGTTTATGCAGTTACAGCCGAGCTAAAAGGACAGCAATATAAAGCAATGCTAAATATTGGCTATAGACCCACTGTGGATGGTAAAACCAAGAAGATTGAAGCCAATATCTTTGATTTTAATGATGATATTTATGGCGAAAAAATTAAAATCAACTTTATCAAAAGATTAAGAGAAGAAATAAAATTTGATTCTAAAGCAGCATTAAGCAAACAGTTACAAAAAGATAAAGAAAAAGCTATACAAATACTGAATCAACATCTTAAGAATCATTCAAAATAG
- a CDS encoding CoA transferase subunit A has protein sequence MINKVVKNASEAVKDIPDNAVLMLGGFGLCGIPENSIQALLDTKVKGLTCISNNAGVDDFGIGLMLKTHQVKKMISSYVGENAEFERQLLSGELDVELIPQGTLAERVRAGGAGIPAFYTPAGFGTEVAEGKETREFDGKMYLLEKGLVADFSLVKAWKGDTAGNLIFKGTARNFNPMMAAAGKITIAEVEELVPAGQLNPNEIHTPGIYVQRIFEGKNYEKRIEQRTVRS, from the coding sequence ATGATTAATAAAGTAGTAAAAAATGCTAGTGAGGCAGTCAAAGACATACCGGATAATGCAGTCTTAATGTTAGGCGGATTTGGATTATGCGGAATCCCTGAAAACAGCATACAAGCACTTTTGGATACCAAAGTAAAAGGTCTGACTTGTATTTCAAATAATGCAGGAGTAGATGATTTTGGAATAGGGTTAATGCTCAAAACCCATCAGGTAAAAAAAATGATTTCATCCTACGTTGGTGAAAATGCGGAGTTCGAAAGGCAATTATTATCAGGTGAATTAGATGTAGAACTCATTCCGCAAGGTACTTTGGCAGAAAGAGTAAGAGCTGGAGGAGCAGGAATCCCTGCGTTTTATACACCTGCAGGTTTTGGAACTGAAGTTGCAGAAGGAAAAGAAACTCGTGAGTTTGATGGAAAAATGTATTTATTGGAAAAGGGGCTGGTTGCAGATTTTTCTTTAGTAAAGGCTTGGAAAGGTGATACAGCAGGGAATTTGATATTCAAAGGCACTGCACGAAATTTCAATCCTATGATGGCAGCTGCTGGAAAAATCACTATTGCAGAGGTTGAAGAGTTAGTTCCAGCTGGCCAACTTAATCCAAACGAAATTCATACTCCCGGCATCTACGTTCAGCGTATTTTTGAAGGAAAAAATTATGAAAAAAGAATTGAACAAAGAACTGTAAGATCTTAA
- a CDS encoding 3-oxoacid CoA-transferase subunit B, with translation MALDKIGIAKRIAQEVQDGMYINLGIGIPTLVANYIPDALDVVLQSENGLLGIGQFPTEDEVDADLINAGKQTITMRDGSVLFDSSESFAMIRGGHVDLTILGAMEVSENGDIANWKIPGKMVKGMGGAMDLVASAKNIIVAMQHTSRSGDSKLLKECSLPITGLQCVKKIVTNLAVLEVQEGGGFRLLERAPGVSVEEIKDATAGKLIVEGDVPEMKIS, from the coding sequence ATGGCACTTGATAAAATTGGAATAGCAAAAAGAATAGCTCAGGAAGTTCAAGATGGAATGTATATCAATTTAGGTATTGGAATCCCTACCCTTGTGGCGAATTATATTCCTGATGCACTAGATGTTGTCTTACAATCCGAAAATGGTCTCCTTGGAATTGGACAATTCCCAACTGAAGATGAGGTAGATGCCGATCTGATCAATGCAGGAAAACAAACAATTACTATGAGAGATGGTTCAGTATTGTTTGACTCATCAGAAAGTTTTGCCATGATTAGAGGCGGACACGTTGATTTAACCATTTTAGGAGCAATGGAAGTATCTGAAAACGGTGATATAGCCAATTGGAAAATTCCAGGCAAAATGGTTAAAGGAATGGGAGGCGCAATGGATTTAGTGGCGTCTGCTAAAAATATTATTGTAGCCATGCAGCACACTAGCAGAAGTGGTGATTCTAAACTATTAAAAGAATGTAGTTTACCCATCACTGGCTTGCAATGTGTAAAAAAAATAGTAACCAACTTGGCTGTCTTGGAAGTGCAAGAAGGTGGTGGCTTTAGATTATTGGAAAGAGCGCCTGGAGTATCAGTGGAGGAAATAAAAGATGCAACTGCGGGGAAATTAATAGTTGAAGGTGACGTTCCAGAAATGAAAATTAGTTAG
- a CDS encoding M48 family metalloprotease, translating into MKKMKQINIVLIAGILIFNSCKDKNDNFVFPSIEEDVELGAQVAEEIENDPDQFPILDEAEYSEAYAYLNNLLDYILTSGEVQYKDEFVWDIHIIENDSVLNAFATPGGYLYVYTGLIKYLDQEDDLMGVLGHEVAHSDLRHTTRNIQRQYGINILLQLITGEDPSQLEQIAGQIAGTAAGLSFSREFEEEADERSVEYLANTPYACNGAYSFFQKLLDEGQAGGTPAFLSTHPDPEDRVEDINTKAEEIDCDTTPLAPATYEDFKNMLPQ; encoded by the coding sequence ATGAAAAAAATGAAGCAAATCAATATCGTACTAATTGCAGGAATTTTAATATTTAATTCCTGCAAGGACAAAAATGATAACTTCGTATTCCCATCAATTGAAGAGGACGTTGAATTAGGTGCTCAGGTAGCAGAAGAAATCGAAAATGACCCAGATCAATTTCCTATTTTAGACGAAGCAGAATATTCAGAAGCTTACGCCTATCTGAATAATTTACTTGATTATATATTAACTTCAGGTGAAGTACAATACAAAGATGAATTTGTATGGGATATTCATATCATTGAAAATGACTCCGTTTTGAATGCTTTTGCGACACCAGGAGGATATTTGTATGTTTATACTGGCTTGATCAAATACTTGGATCAGGAAGATGATTTAATGGGCGTGTTAGGCCATGAAGTAGCTCATTCTGATTTAAGACACACCACGAGAAATATTCAAAGACAATACGGTATAAATATTTTACTACAATTGATCACAGGAGAAGACCCAAGTCAACTTGAGCAAATTGCAGGTCAAATTGCTGGCACTGCTGCAGGTTTAAGTTTCTCAAGAGAATTTGAAGAAGAAGCTGATGAAAGATCAGTTGAATATTTAGCCAATACACCTTATGCTTGTAATGGTGCCTATTCATTTTTCCAAAAATTATTGGATGAAGGTCAAGCTGGTGGTACTCCAGCCTTCTTAAGTACACATCCTGATCCTGAAGACCGAGTTGAAGATATTAATACAAAAGCAGAGGAAATCGATTGTGACACCACTCCTCTTGCACCAGCAACTTATGAGGATTTCAAGAATATGTTACCTCAATAA
- the gldC gene encoding gliding motility protein GldC codes for MKKSNINFEIDLDKDNVPEKIQWSATDAGEELTETKSISISLWDHVQKNSMRIDLWTNEMPVDEMKRFYIDCLGGMAQSVLNSTGDEFMAEEMNLLCEKLVKHLEKEMREQK; via the coding sequence ATGAAAAAATCGAACATAAATTTCGAAATTGATTTAGACAAAGATAACGTACCTGAAAAAATTCAATGGAGTGCTACTGATGCAGGTGAAGAATTAACAGAAACAAAAAGTATAAGCATCTCGCTTTGGGATCATGTACAGAAAAACTCAATGAGAATTGACTTATGGACTAATGAAATGCCAGTAGATGAGATGAAGAGGTTTTACATAGATTGCTTGGGCGGTATGGCACAGAGTGTCCTAAATTCTACAGGAGATGAGTTCATGGCAGAAGAAATGAATCTGCTCTGTGAAAAATTGGTGAAGCATCTAGAAAAAGAGATGAGAGAACAAAAATAA
- a CDS encoding PH domain-containing protein, which produces MNFFSNFLNNSGVLENSKIKEDYGHFFLDNEEVEVGFKLNDDTFIFTNKRLIVESKQSAEGKKVTTLSLPYPQIGCFSIESQISFDPKASLKIWMKGQQDPTIEKEFNKSVDIYEVQKILADHVLK; this is translated from the coding sequence ATGAATTTTTTTTCAAATTTCTTAAATAATTCTGGTGTTTTGGAGAACTCCAAGATCAAAGAAGACTATGGTCATTTTTTTCTCGATAATGAAGAAGTAGAAGTGGGTTTCAAGCTCAATGACGACACCTTTATTTTTACCAATAAAAGGTTGATTGTAGAAAGCAAACAAAGTGCGGAAGGTAAAAAAGTGACTACTTTATCGTTACCATATCCTCAAATTGGTTGTTTTAGTATAGAATCCCAAATTTCTTTTGATCCAAAAGCTAGCCTGAAAATCTGGATGAAAGGACAGCAAGATCCAACTATCGAGAAAGAATTTAATAAGTCGGTAGATATTTATGAAGTGCAGAAGATATTAGCTGATCATGTATTAAAATAA
- a CDS encoding esterase-like activity of phytase family protein, with product MFKYFSYYLFLVVALSSCKETDSNKSEDKVSIKFLDKTTVKCNRMVDSTIVGGLSSIDYISNNTFVVISDDRSEYSPARFYEMEIIISQDSFKSHKFNKTILLKNEEGDLFETNELDPESIRFRASSDSYFYTSEGGRTNEWLHPYIWEINRRGEVINTITVPDLFRFSSKKGVRENGGFESLSFENDSIIWYANELPLKEDGEVPGFGGDTYPIRLVRQDIKNGVVLDQYAYQISSLKTKPNPETGFFINSVPEIMYIDENRLWVLERSYTTGVGNFVKLFEVDITNATDIQKINSLIGQEYTSVEKSLILDFSAFNQRIDNIEGMTFGPDFPDGSKSLIFISDDNFNAEQETQLWLFKIEYE from the coding sequence ATGTTTAAGTACTTTTCTTATTATTTATTTCTGGTAGTAGCATTGAGTTCATGTAAAGAAACTGATTCAAATAAATCAGAGGACAAGGTTTCAATCAAATTTCTAGATAAAACAACTGTTAAGTGTAATAGGATGGTAGACAGCACCATTGTAGGTGGACTATCCTCTATTGATTATATATCTAATAATACGTTCGTGGTGATATCAGATGACCGCTCTGAGTATTCCCCGGCAAGGTTTTATGAAATGGAGATAATAATAAGTCAGGACAGCTTCAAAAGTCATAAATTCAATAAAACTATTCTATTGAAAAACGAAGAGGGTGATTTATTCGAAACAAATGAACTTGATCCTGAGTCTATTCGATTTAGGGCTTCTAGCGATTCATACTTTTATACTAGTGAAGGAGGAAGGACGAACGAATGGTTACATCCCTACATTTGGGAAATTAATAGAAGGGGAGAGGTGATAAATACCATTACAGTACCCGATCTTTTTAGGTTTAGTAGCAAGAAAGGAGTTCGAGAAAACGGTGGATTTGAAAGTTTAAGTTTTGAAAATGATAGCATTATTTGGTATGCCAATGAATTGCCATTGAAGGAAGACGGGGAAGTGCCAGGGTTTGGTGGTGATACATATCCGATTAGGTTAGTGAGGCAAGACATCAAAAATGGTGTTGTTCTTGATCAATATGCTTATCAGATTAGTTCTTTAAAGACTAAACCTAATCCTGAAACAGGTTTTTTTATAAATTCAGTACCTGAAATTATGTATATAGATGAAAATAGGTTGTGGGTATTGGAAAGATCTTATACAACAGGGGTAGGTAACTTTGTGAAATTATTTGAAGTTGATATAACAAATGCTACTGACATACAGAAAATTAATTCTTTAATTGGACAAGAGTATACTTCAGTAGAAAAGAGCTTGATACTGGACTTTTCTGCTTTTAATCAGAGAATTGACAATATTGAAGGGATGACATTCGGTCCAGATTTCCCTGATGGTAGCAAAAGCTTAATTTTCATATCGGATGATAATTTTAATGCTGAACAGGAGACGCAACTATGGTTATTTAAAATAGAGTATGAATAG
- a CDS encoding cold-shock protein, whose amino-acid sequence MNKGTVKFFNDSKGFGFIIDESTQQDYFVHVSGLIDDIRENDEVVYELQDGKKGLNAVNVKLA is encoded by the coding sequence ATGAATAAAGGAACAGTAAAATTCTTTAATGATTCAAAAGGATTTGGATTTATTATTGACGAAAGCACACAACAAGATTATTTCGTACATGTATCAGGTCTAATTGACGACATTAGAGAAAATGATGAAGTTGTTTACGAACTTCAAGACGGAAAAAAAGGTTTAAATGCAGTGAATGTGAAATTAGCTTAA
- the msrB gene encoding peptide-methionine (R)-S-oxide reductase MsrB: MNWNDVIKFANNGSPEPPKRVKKTDLEWKSILSPEEYRVTRKKGTESAFSGEYCEAHEAGLYACRCCETTLFDSTLKFESNSGWPSFTEPFENNVIKYEKDVSFGMIRVEVLCNVCDAHLGHVFPDGPKPTGLRYCINSASIKLMNA; the protein is encoded by the coding sequence ATGAACTGGAACGATGTAATCAAATTTGCTAATAACGGGAGCCCTGAACCACCAAAAAGAGTTAAAAAAACCGATCTTGAATGGAAATCAATTTTATCGCCAGAAGAATATCGGGTTACTAGGAAGAAAGGTACTGAGAGTGCATTCAGCGGTGAGTACTGTGAAGCGCATGAAGCAGGACTATATGCCTGTAGATGCTGTGAGACTACATTATTTGATTCTACTCTAAAATTCGAATCCAATTCGGGTTGGCCAAGTTTCACCGAGCCATTCGAAAACAATGTGATTAAATATGAAAAGGATGTCAGTTTTGGAATGATCCGAGTGGAAGTTCTATGTAATGTCTGCGATGCCCATCTTGGGCATGTATTTCCAGATGGCCCAAAACCAACTGGATTACGCTATTGTATTAATTCAGCATCTATAAAATTAATGAATGCTTAA
- a CDS encoding substrate-binding periplasmic protein, translating into MKPYTFFITVLLILYSSISFSQINGKSWSEIKRVGKGEVTCIYYQTPGLVFEENGEMQGVCIDIMKEFKSYVKDKYSVQLDFSFVRKVPVFTEFINTVKNGENVMGVCNTSITKERKAYLDFSPAYMNNPSVLLSNGDAPVIKDLSKMSSNFENYKAVIIKGSTHEKYLKKISDQYFPTIEIEYVNSGTEVNANLRSNSNYFTLIDFTEYFDAVRKRMDVTRHPVPLNELEDQLGFIFPKGSDWDAVWAEFLTPSFKESVKYKKIIADNLGTSFVNLIR; encoded by the coding sequence ATGAAACCATATACCTTTTTTATTACTGTTCTTCTTATTTTATATTCATCAATCTCATTTAGTCAAATAAATGGCAAAAGCTGGTCCGAAATTAAAAGGGTAGGTAAGGGTGAAGTTACTTGTATATATTATCAAACACCAGGTCTTGTTTTTGAGGAGAATGGAGAAATGCAAGGTGTTTGTATTGATATAATGAAGGAGTTTAAATCATATGTAAAAGATAAATATAGCGTTCAATTAGATTTTAGTTTTGTGAGAAAAGTGCCTGTTTTTACAGAATTCATTAATACTGTGAAGAACGGTGAAAATGTAATGGGGGTATGCAATACCAGTATTACAAAAGAACGAAAAGCATATTTAGATTTCAGTCCTGCCTATATGAATAATCCGTCTGTATTACTTTCAAATGGAGACGCTCCAGTTATAAAGGATTTATCAAAAATGTCTTCCAATTTTGAAAATTATAAGGCCGTAATCATCAAGGGTTCAACCCACGAAAAATACTTAAAAAAGATTTCTGATCAGTATTTCCCAACTATTGAAATTGAGTATGTAAATTCTGGGACTGAGGTTAATGCTAATTTAAGGAGTAACTCAAACTATTTCACATTAATTGATTTTACAGAATATTTTGATGCTGTACGAAAGCGAATGGATGTAACTCGACATCCAGTACCTTTGAATGAATTAGAAGATCAATTGGGGTTTATTTTTCCAAAAGGCAGTGATTGGGATGCTGTATGGGCAGAATTTTTAACGCCTTCTTTTAAAGAAAGCGTTAAATATAAAAAGATTATAGCTGATAATTTAGGAACGTCTTTTGTGAATCTGATCCGTTAA
- the lipB gene encoding lipoyl(octanoyl) transferase LipB: protein MNYRINKETQFLSLGLMDYKEAWDYQEELFFKTIEIKTANRKIEEKDQKITPNYLIFLEHPHVYTLGKSGSEDNLLLDENGLKEKQATYYKINRGGDITYHGPGQIVGYPIIDLDNFFTDIHKYLRLLEEAVILTLMDYGIESGRIKGLTGVWIDYEEDAQNPRKICALGVKSSRWVTMHGFAFNVNTDLNYFKNIIPCGIDDKAVTSMEAELGEKLDMQEVSIKLKQHIADLFEMKLLEEI from the coding sequence GTGAACTATAGAATAAATAAAGAGACTCAATTCCTTTCTTTAGGCTTGATGGATTACAAGGAAGCTTGGGATTATCAGGAAGAATTATTCTTTAAAACGATCGAAATTAAGACGGCTAATAGGAAAATTGAGGAGAAAGATCAAAAGATAACACCGAATTACCTTATTTTTTTGGAGCATCCACATGTTTATACATTAGGTAAAAGTGGATCTGAAGACAATCTACTGCTTGATGAAAATGGATTGAAAGAAAAACAGGCAACTTATTATAAAATTAATCGGGGAGGAGATATTACTTATCATGGACCTGGACAAATCGTAGGTTACCCTATTATTGATTTAGATAATTTCTTTACGGATATCCATAAATATTTAAGATTACTAGAAGAGGCTGTAATCCTTACTTTGATGGATTATGGAATTGAATCGGGAAGAATTAAAGGCTTAACAGGAGTGTGGATTGATTATGAAGAAGATGCACAAAATCCTAGAAAAATATGTGCTTTGGGAGTGAAGTCAAGCAGATGGGTAACCATGCATGGTTTTGCATTTAATGTGAATACTGATTTAAATTATTTTAAGAATATTATTCCATGTGGAATTGATGATAAGGCTGTCACCTCAATGGAAGCGGAATTAGGTGAAAAGCTAGATATGCAGGAGGTTAGCATTAAATTGAAACAGCATATAGCAGATTTGTTTGAAATGAAATTATTGGAAGAAATATGA
- a CDS encoding bifunctional phosphoglucose/phosphomannose isomerase has protein sequence MNLNLTVINLIKTFPEQLKEALDLTKQINATDFPKDQIHHVAISGMGGSGIGAHLVKSILEDYCKIPITLIQGYNLPLWVNEKTLFIACSYSGNTEETLTVLEIAKKQTDHIFSVTTGGKLKAISDKENFPQFNFSGKAECPRAGLAYPSVAILMLLQKLGLCPGIDIKEEIGHSSKLLMEFQEEIQIEAKTLAKNIHSFYALLYADQKFYPAVLRFQQQLAENSKQLSHTHVFPELNHNEIVGWRFPEDHISRSKAILLRSDFDHPQNQKRMEASKSIILQHAEIIELKAKGKSFTQQLYYFIHLVDWISFYLAEENQVDPFPVENIDYLKNKLAEKS, from the coding sequence ATGAATTTAAACCTCACTGTGATAAATTTAATAAAAACTTTTCCTGAGCAATTGAAAGAAGCGTTGGATTTAACAAAACAAATTAACGCTACTGACTTTCCAAAAGATCAAATCCACCATGTTGCCATAAGCGGAATGGGAGGCTCAGGTATTGGCGCTCACCTTGTGAAAAGTATTCTGGAAGATTACTGTAAAATTCCAATAACCTTGATTCAAGGTTATAATTTGCCACTTTGGGTAAATGAGAAAACCTTATTTATTGCTTGCTCTTACAGTGGAAATACAGAAGAAACTTTAACAGTTTTAGAAATAGCCAAAAAGCAGACTGATCATATATTTTCGGTCACAACTGGTGGGAAATTAAAGGCAATATCAGATAAAGAAAATTTCCCTCAGTTTAATTTTTCAGGAAAAGCAGAATGTCCTCGTGCGGGTCTAGCTTATCCTTCTGTTGCTATTTTAATGTTGCTGCAAAAACTTGGCCTATGTCCAGGTATTGATATTAAAGAAGAAATAGGACATAGTAGTAAGCTCTTAATGGAATTTCAAGAAGAGATTCAAATTGAAGCTAAAACACTAGCCAAGAATATTCATAGTTTCTATGCATTGCTTTATGCTGATCAAAAGTTCTATCCAGCTGTTTTAAGATTTCAGCAACAATTAGCAGAAAACAGTAAGCAACTATCTCATACGCATGTATTTCCTGAGTTGAATCATAATGAAATAGTTGGTTGGAGGTTTCCTGAGGATCATATTTCGAGAAGCAAAGCTATTTTATTGAGGTCTGATTTTGATCACCCCCAAAATCAGAAAAGGATGGAAGCTAGTAAGTCAATTATTTTGCAACATGCAGAAATTATTGAGTTAAAAGCAAAGGGCAAGAGCTTTACGCAACAATTATACTATTTTATTCATTTAGTAGACTGGATCAGTTTTTATTTAGCTGAAGAAAACCAAGTTGATCCATTTCCTGTTGAAAATATTGATTATTTAAAAAATAAATTAGCAGAGAAGTCGTGA
- a CDS encoding YraN family protein: MNTKKIGDKGEHLANKIIESKGYEILERNYRFKRCEIDIIALHNNLLIFIEVKSLHSFTHGYPEERVNQAKIAKIMEAAENYIYSINWQKDIRFDILSINLNEPEKHLHIEDAFY, from the coding sequence ATGAATACAAAAAAAATAGGCGACAAAGGCGAACATTTAGCCAATAAAATTATAGAATCTAAAGGCTATGAAATTTTGGAACGAAATTATCGATTTAAAAGATGTGAAATTGACATTATTGCTTTACATAATAACTTGTTAATTTTTATTGAAGTTAAATCATTACATTCTTTTACTCATGGTTACCCTGAAGAACGAGTAAATCAGGCAAAAATAGCTAAAATAATGGAAGCTGCCGAAAACTATATCTATTCAATTAACTGGCAAAAAGATATTCGTTTTGATATTCTCAGTATCAATTTGAATGAACCCGAAAAACACCTTCATATTGAAGATGCATTTTATTAG
- a CDS encoding glycosyltransferase family 9 protein: MKKVKKVLILRFSSIGDIVLTTPVIRAIKLQLSDVEVHYGTKKAYANIVENNPYVDKVHKLDDSLNELVSALKVENFDYIVDLHNNLRTKIIKLRLNVPSNSFDKLNWEKWLMVNMKVNKLPNQHIVDRYMAAASALGVKKDQFGLDYFIPEKDEVENDWLPETHQKEYVAYVIGAQHNTKKLPFKRMVELCDKINKPIVLVGGPEDTEMGEKVEKFFQQTENSAPYEEKLSEMGKKAKIFNACGKFNLNQSASLVKNATYVFTHDTGLMHIAAAFKKNIFCIWGNTIPMFGMYPYKTKFTILENTKVNCRPCSKIGYQKCPKGHFNCMNKIIFDFWLP, translated from the coding sequence TTGAAAAAAGTTAAAAAAGTCCTCATCTTAAGATTTTCCTCAATTGGAGATATTGTTTTGACTACTCCAGTAATCAGGGCAATTAAATTACAACTTTCTGATGTTGAAGTGCATTACGGTACAAAAAAGGCCTATGCTAATATAGTTGAAAACAATCCTTACGTGGATAAAGTCCATAAGTTGGATGATAGCTTAAACGAGTTGGTTTCTGCTTTGAAAGTTGAAAATTTTGACTACATAGTTGATCTTCACAATAATTTACGCACTAAGATCATCAAATTAAGATTGAATGTACCTTCAAATTCATTTGATAAATTGAACTGGGAAAAGTGGCTGATGGTAAACATGAAAGTTAATAAGTTGCCTAATCAGCATATAGTGGATCGTTACATGGCTGCTGCTTCAGCATTAGGTGTGAAGAAAGATCAGTTTGGACTTGATTATTTTATTCCTGAAAAGGATGAAGTAGAAAACGATTGGTTACCGGAGACTCATCAAAAAGAATATGTGGCTTATGTGATTGGTGCTCAGCACAATACTAAGAAGCTACCTTTCAAAAGAATGGTTGAGCTGTGTGACAAGATCAATAAACCGATTGTTTTAGTAGGAGGGCCAGAAGATACTGAAATGGGAGAGAAGGTAGAAAAGTTTTTTCAGCAGACAGAAAATTCTGCTCCATATGAAGAAAAGCTATCTGAAATGGGTAAAAAGGCTAAAATATTCAATGCTTGCGGAAAATTTAACTTGAATCAATCTGCTTCATTAGTGAAAAACGCTACTTATGTTTTTACTCATGACACAGGTTTGATGCATATTGCAGCTGCTTTCAAAAAGAATATATTTTGCATTTGGGGTAATACAATTCCAATGTTTGGGATGTATCCTTACAAAACCAAATTTACAATTCTGGAGAATACAAAAGTTAACTGCAGACCTTGTTCAAAAATTGGTTATCAGAAGTGCCCTAAAGGTCATTTCAATTGTATGAATAAGATAATTTTTGATTTTTGGTTGCCCTAG